The following are encoded together in the Vigna angularis cultivar LongXiaoDou No.4 chromosome 9, ASM1680809v1, whole genome shotgun sequence genome:
- the LOC108320209 gene encoding mitochondrial import inner membrane translocase subunit TIM23-2 isoform X2, with translation MSDPKTRTRAYDPYKDLDAPIRNLYHLPTSPEFLFVEEARRKRRSWGENLTFYTGCGYLAGALGGAGSGLLDGVRAFESGDTTKVRINRVLNAAGHSGRVWGNRVGILGLLYAGIESGIEAARDADDVWNSVAAGLGTGALYRAARGVRSAAVAGVVGGAVVGVAVAGKQALKRYVPI, from the coding sequence ATGTCAGACCCGAAGACCCGGACCCGAGCTTACGATCCCTACAAGGATCTCGATGCTCCAATTCGAAACCTCTACCACCTCCCAACCTCGCCGGAGTTCCTCTTCGTTGAAGAGGCCCGCCGCAAGCGCCGCTCATGGGGCGAGAACCTCACCTTCTACACCGGATGCGGCTACCTGGCCGGAGCCCTCGGCGGCGCCGGCTCAGGACTCCTAGACGGTGTCAGGGCCTTCGAGTCCGGCGACACAACGAAGGTCCGAATCAACCGCGTCCTGAACGCGGCGGGACACTCGGGTCGGGTCTGGGGAAACCGGGTCGGGATACTAGGGTTACTCTACGCCGGAATCGAAAGCGGAATCGAGGCGGCGAGAGACGCCGACGACGTATGGAATAGCGTCGCAGCGGGGCTCGGCACCGGCGCACTGTACCGGGCGGCGAGAGGGGTGAGATCAGCGGCGGTAGCCGGAGTGGTGGGCGGCGCTGTCGTGGGAGTGGCCGTGGCGGGGAAGCAAGCGTTGAAACGATATGTGCCTATATGA
- the LOC108320209 gene encoding uncharacterized protein LOC108320209 isoform X1 produces MEQDGDTWTMPPFWAAEYRDRRRLRRSYSLLRTSMSLLVLFFVLALVFSLIVVPTVQSFASNIFKPRTVKNSWDFLNLVLVLFAIICGFLGRNTSPETLTPRSGRTFSNPSTQPPTWYQYDYSYGHTPRRSFNRLRSFSSYPDLRQQIPSDERFRFYDDTYLLQHRHPRNDAEEEVKEIGIDNVVTASPQQGTQTVRRNVHRAYQVETGEKHETDDLDATISQPPPAIQTQVVLRNVNRLHRSEVVEKHETNDSAVEEISLSPPSTPPPAARTHGVRRNAKRTFQADTIEKLETKNLDSQSSQPSPSSHPLPRIRKKGVQRNAKPERDYSAVKSTPPPPPPQPAEAKTGQVKKKRGTATIEFLTSLRGKKKKLRQRSVENFESILNSETLLPQPPAPPPPPPKVFQNLFSLKKGKHKTTHNVRVAITGESNKRESGSSSGLKNKVMMAGNESPLNPIPPPPPLPPFKLPGWKFRVQGDYVRVDSIGSSRSGSPDLEEVSVDTPTASTHDERSQVNSPLGKHGEDSASVSAPSLFCPSPDVDTKAHNFIESFRAGLRMAKMNSMNERQGIGRSNLGTFTTP; encoded by the coding sequence ATGGAACAAGATGGAGACACGTGGACAATGCCACCGTTCTGGGCGGCGGAGTACCGGGACCGGCGCCGCCTACGCCGCTCTTACTCTCTTTTACGCACCTCCATGTCCCTCCTCGTACTCTTCTTCGTACTCGCGCTCGTGTTCTCGCTCATCGTGGTTCCGACAGTGCAATCGTTCGCCTCCAACATCTTTAAACCTCGTACGGTGAAAAACAGCTGGGATTTTCTCAATCTCGTGCTCGTGCTCTTCGCCATTATTTGCGGCTTCCTCGGCAGAAACACCAGCCCCGAAACCCTGACCCCCCGTTCTGGTAGAACTTTTTCCAACCCTTCCACGCAGCCACCAACTTGGTACCAGTACGATTACTCTTATGGTCACACTCCTCGTCGATCGTTTAATAGGTTAAGGAGCTTCAGCTCCTACCCCGATCTCCGCCAACAGATCCCCTCCGATGAACGTTTTCGGTTCTATGATGACACTTACCTCCTGCAGCATCGGCACCCCAGGAACGATGCCgaagaagaagtaaaagaaataGGAATTGACAATGTTGTCACCGCGTCGCCGCAACAAGGGACACAGACTGTTCGGAGAAATGTCCACCGAGCGTATCAGGTAGAAACTGGGGAGAAACATGAAACGGATGATTTAGATGCGACGATTTCCCAACCGCCGCCGGCGATTCAAACGCAAGTTGTACTGCGAAATGTCAACCGGTTACATCGATCGGAAGTTGTGGAGAAACACGAAACAAATGATTCGGCTGTGGAGGAGATTTCACTATCGCCGCCATCTACTCCGCCACCGGCGGCGAGAACGCACGGTGTCCGGAGAAACGCTAAGCGAACTTTTCAAGCGGATACCATCGAGAAACTTGAAACAAAGAATTTAGATTCGCAGAGTTCACAACCATCGCCGTCGTCTCATCCGCTGCCGAGGATCCGAAAGAAGGGTGTTCAACGGAATGCCAAACCGGAAAGAGATTATTCGGCTGTAAAGAGTAcaccgccgccgccgccgccgcagCCGGCGGAGGCAAAGACGGGGCAGGTTAAGAAGAAAAGAGGGACTGCTACTATAGAGTTCTTGACATCTTTaagagggaagaagaaaaaactgaGGCAAAGAAGcgttgaaaattttgaaagcaTTCTGAATTCTGAAACGTTATTGCCACAACCGCCGGCACCGCCGCCCCCGCCACCTAAAGTTTTTCAGAACTTATTTTCTTTGAAGAAAGGGAAACACAAAACCACCCACAATGTTCGTGTGGCAATAACAGGGGAATCAAACAAGAGGGAGTCTGGTTCTTCCTCTGGgttgaaaaataaagtgatGATGGCCGGTAATGAGTCACCATTAAACCCTATTCCTCCGCCGCCGCCGCTTCCGCCGTTCAAGTTGCCAGGGTGGAAGTTCCGGGTGCAGGGTGACTATGTTAGGGTTGACAGCATTGGTAGTTCACGTAGTGGATCACCTGATCTGGAAGAAGTTAGTGTGGACACACCAACAGCTAGTACTCATGATGAAAGAAGCCAAGTCAATAGTCCTTTGGGGAAACATGGTGAAGATTCTGCAAGTGTGAGTGCACCCTCATTGTTCTGTCCTAGCCCTGATGTTGATACCAAAGCTCACAACTTCATCGAGAGCTTCAGGGCTGGTCTGAGGATGGCCAAGATGAACTCAATGAATGAGAGGCAGGGGATTGGACGGTCCAATCTTGGGACCTTCACCACCCCATGA
- the LOC108320191 gene encoding linoleate 9S-lipoxygenase 1: MFGILNRGHRIKGTVVLMTKNVFDFNEFVSSTRGGIVGAAGGLFGAATDIVGGIVDGATAIFSRNIAIQLISATKTDGLGNGKVGKQTFLEKHLPSLPNLGDRQDAFNVYFEWDESFGIPGAFYIKNFMQSEFFLVSLTLEDIPNHGTIRFVCNSWVYNAKSYQKDRIFFVNKTYLPNETPTSLVKYRKEELDNLRGDGKGERKEYDRIYDYDVYNDLGNPDNNKSLARPVLGGSSDFPYPRRGRTGRKSTRTERNCEVPTSDTYIPRDENFGHLKSSDFLTYAIKSLTQNVLPTFQKAFGFNNEFDTFEDVRGLFEGGVYLPTDVISKISPIPVLKEIFRTDGEQVLKFPPPHVIRVSKSAWMTDEEFGREMLAGVNPCLIQRLQEFPPKSKLDVTRYGDQTSTITKEHLEINLGGFTVEQALKGNRLFLLDHHDAFIPYLERINDLPTAKCYATRTILFLKDDNTLKPLAIELSLPNPGGKGVNSRVILPAEQGAESTIWLLAKAYVVVNDSCYHQLMSHWLNTHAVMEPFVIATNRHLSVLHPIHKLLLPHYRDTMNINGLARQSLINAGGVIERSFLPGKFAVEMSSAVYKNWVFTDQALPADLIKRGMAVEDPSSPYGLRLVVEDYPYAVDGLEIWDTIQTWVKDYVSLYYPTNDAVKKDTELQAWWKEAVEKGHGDLKDKPWWPKLNTPQDLIHTCSIIIWIASALHAAVNFGQYPYGGFILNRPTITRRLLPEPGTKEYDELTKNYQKAYLRTVTGKVEALVDLSVIEILSRHASDEVYLGERDNPNWTDDKKALQAFQKFGEKLKVIEDKIVGRNKDSSLRNRNGPVQMPYTLLLPSCEDEGLTFRGIPNSISI, translated from the exons ATGTTTGGGATATTGAACAGGGGTCACAGGATAAAGGGGACAGTGGTGTTGATGACGAAGAACGTGTTTGACTTTAATGAATTTGTGTCGAGTACGAGGGGTGGAATAGTTGGTGCTGCTGGAGGTCTCTTTGGTGCTGCAACTGACATTGTTGGAGGAATAGTTGATGGTGCCACCGCCATCTTCAGCCGCAACATTGCCATTCAGCTGATCAGTGCAACCAAAACTGATG GGCTTGGAAATGGAAAGGTTGGAAAACAAACCTTTTTGGAGAAGCATCTTCCTTCGTTACCAAACTTGGGAGATAGACAAGATGCATTCAATGTTTATTTTGAATGGGATGAGAGTTTTGGAATTCCAGGAGCATTTTACATCAAAAACTTTATGCAATCTGAGTTTTTTCTTGTCAGTCTCACTCTTGAAGACATTCCAAATCATGGAACCATTCGCTTTGTTTGCAACTCATGGGTTTACAACGCTAAATCTTACCAAAAGGATCGCATTTTCTTTGTTAACAAG ACATATCTTCCAAATGAAACTCCAACTTCACTGGTAAAGTACAGAAAAGAAGAACTGGACAATCTTAGAGGAGATGGAAAAGGGGAGCGCAAGGAATATGACAGAATCTATGACTATGATGTTTACAATGATTTGGGCAACCCAGACAATAACAAGAGCCTAGCTCGTCCTGTTCTTGGAGGGTCTAGTGATTTTCCATACCCTCGCAGGGGAAGAACTGGTAGAAAATCAACAAGAACAG AGCGTAACTGTGAGGTACCAACCAGTGACACCTACATTCCAAGAGATGAAAACTTTGGTCATTTGAAGTCATCAGACTTCCTTACATACGCAATAAAGTCCTTAACTCAAAACGTGCTACCTACATTTCAAAAAGCATTCGGTTTCAACAATGAGTTTGATACATTTGAAGACGTGCGTGGACTCTTTGAAGGTGGAGTTTATCTCCCTACAGATGTAATCAGCAAAATTAGCCCCATACCAGTGCTTAAGGAAATCTTCCGCACTGATGGTGAGCAAGTTCTCAAGTTTCCACCACCTCATGTCATCAGAG TTAGTAAGTCTGCATGGATGACTGATGAAGAATTTGGAAGAGAGATGTTGGCTGGTGTAAATCCTTGCCTAATTCAACGCCTTCAA GAGTTCCCTCCAAAAAGCAAGTTAGATGTTACAAGGTATGGTGATCAAACTAGTACAATAACTAAAGAACACTTGGAGATCAACCTTGGTGGATTTACAGTGGAACAG GCACTGAAGGGTAACAGATTGTTCTTATTAGATCATCATGATGCATTCATACCGTATTTAGAAAGGATCAATGACCTTCCCACTGCAAAGTGTTACGCCACAAGAActatacttttcttgaaagatgacaacacattgaagCCACTGGCCATTGAATTAAGTTTGCCAAATCCTGGGGGAAAGGGTGTCAATAGTAGAGTCATCTTGCCTGCAGAACAAGGCGCCGAAAGCACAATTTGGCTACTTGCAAAGGCTTATGTTGTTGTAAATGACTCCTGCTACCATCAACTCATGAGCCATTg GTTGAATACTCATGCCGTGATGGAGCCGTTTGTGATAGCAACAAACAGACATTTGAGTGTGCTCCACCCTATTCATAAACTCTTGTTGCCTCATTATCGTGACACTATGAATATCAATGGCCTTGCACGACAATCGCTCATCAACGCAGGTGGTGTTATTGAGAGATCGTTTTTGCCTGGCAAATTTGCTGTAGAGATGTCTTCAGCAGTTTACAAGAATTGGGTTTTCACTGATCAAGCCCTTCCGGCAGATCTTATCAAGAG AGGAATGGCAGTTGAAGATCCATCCTCTCCCTATGGCCTCCGGCTTGTGGTAGAGGACTACCCTTATGCTGTTGATGGACTAGAAATATGGGATACTATTCAAACTTGGGTTAAAGACTATGTCTCCCTGTATTATCCCACAAATGATGCAGTTAAGAAAGACACTGAACTCCAAGCTTGGTGGAAGGAAGCTGTTGAGAAAGGTCATGGTGACTTGAAAGATAAGCCATGGTGGCCAAAGTTGAACACTCCTCAAGATTTGATTCACACTTGCTCCATTATTATATGGATTGCTTCAGCTCTTCATGCAGCTGTGAATTTTGGACAATATCCTTACGGAGGATTCATCCTAAACCGGCCTACTATAACCAGAAGATTGCTGCCTGAACCAGGAACCAAAGAATATGATGAACTGACCAAAAATTACCAAAAGGCTTATTTGAGAACAGTTACAGGGAAGGTTGAGGCCCTTGTGGATCTTTCAGTGATAGAGATATTGTCAAGACATGCTTCTGATGAGGTCTATCTTGGAGAGAGGGACAATCCAAATTGGACTGATGACAAAAAAGCACTTCAAGCTTTTCAAAAGTTTGGAGAAAAGCTGAAGGTAATTGAAGATAAAATCGTGGGGAGGAACAAAGATTCAAGTCTTAGAAACCGTAATGGACCAGTTCAGATGCCTTACACTTTGCTTCTTCCTAGCTGTGAAGATGAAGGTCTCACTTTCAGAGGAATTCCCAACAGTATCTCTATCTAA